The stretch of DNA GATCCGTGTCTTTTTCCGCTTCGTAGTTGCTGATGAGCAGTTTAGCTCCGTGAGTTTCAATCTCCTCTGGAACCCCGAAGGTTACGGGCTCGCCGAAGAAATTCAGAATCACGAGCAGCCTTTCGCTGCCGAGCGTGCGCAGATAAGCAAATACCTGTTCATTCTCCTTGTCTAAAATTGTATAATCCCCGTACACGATAATGTCATGCTGTTTGCGCAGCTCAATAAGCTGTCTGTAATAATGGAAGATGGAATCGGGATCGGCCAGAGCCTGCTCCACGTTGATTTCCATATAGTTCGGATTTACCGCCAGCCAAGGCGTGCCCGTGGTGAATCCGGCCTGCGGCTCGCTGCTCCACTGCATCGGCGTGCGGCCGTTGTCGCGGCCCTTGATGTAAACCGAGTTCATGATGGCCTCTTCCGTATGTCCCGCAGCCAGGTATTCCTCATGCATATTTATAATTTCAATATCCTTGTATTCGCTGATCGAAGCGAATTTTACGTTCGTCATCCCGATTTCTTCACCTTGGTAAATATAGGGGGTCCCCTGAAGTGTATGCAGCAGGGTTGCCAGCATTTTGCCCGACTCTTTATGGTAAACCGTATCGTTGCCGAATCTGGAGAGCATCCGCGGCTGATCGTGATTGTTCAAATACAGACTGTTCCATCCCTTGCCGTTAAGGTGAATCTGCCATTTGGAGATAATATCTTTAATATCTTTCAGGCTCCAGGGCTTGCAGTCCCATTTGCCGCCGGGGCCCGAATCGACGCCCATCAGCTCGAAATGGAATACCATGTTCAGCTCGCCCCGGTCTTCGCCTACATATAAAGCCGCGTCCTCCGGCGTAACTTCAACCGCTTCTCCGACAGTCATAATGTCGTACTTGGACAAGACTTCACGGTTCATTTCCTGCAAGTATTCGTGTACGCGCGGACCGTTGACGAAATATTTGCCGCCGAAGTGTAAGGAGCGGCCCTCCCCGGCTTCTTCCGACACGCTGGGCAGTCCGGGCACTTTGGAGATCAGATTGATGACATCCATACGGAAACCGTCGATGCCTTTTTCAAGCCACCAGGTCATCATGTCGTACACTTCCCGGCGTACCTTTTCGTTCTCCCAGTTCAGATCGGGCTGCTTCGTAGAGAACAGATGCAGGAAGTATTCGTCTGTCCCTTCGTCGTATTTCCAGGCCGAGCCGCTGAAGAAGGAGCCCCAGTCGTTCGGTTCATGACCGTCTTTGCCCGGACGCCAAATATAGTAATCGCGGTACGGATTGTCCTTGGATTTGCGGGATTCCGCGAACCAGGCATGCTCGTCGGAGGAATGGTTCACCACGAGATCCATAATCAGCTTCATGCCCCGGTCATGCAGGCCCTGAAGGAGAACTTCCCAATCGGCAATCGTGCCGAATTCATCCATAATGTCCTGATAATTGCTGATATCGTATCCGTTGTCATCATTGGGCGATTTGTACACCGGGCAGAGCCATACGACATCTACACCGAGCGTTTTCAGATAATCCAGCTTGGAGATGATTCCCTGCAGATCGCCGATCCCATCGCCGTTACTGTCTTTAAAGCTGCGGGGATAAATTTGATAGACTACGCTTTCCTTCCACCATTTGCGTTCCATTATCATTCTCCTTTTACTGAGTAATTGAGTGTTGGAAAATTGGATATGACAATAAAAAAGTAAACGTTTACGTTAAAATGTTAAAAATTAAATCCCAAATTCCCGTGCACCACTAAACGCTTGCATAGAAGGAGTGAAAAGGCGTCGATCACACAAAGTAAACGCTTACTTAAATAGTAAGCCGGATAACTATTTTTGTCAACTCCAAAGATCTGAGTAGGTAGTTTGGATGAATAACGAAGAAGAGCAAAATAGGATTAGAGATTCATTTACAGAATTTTGCTGAGAAAGCCCTAGCCTTTAGGCATAGGATGAATAGGCTTAGGACAAGGGCTGTCTTTAGACAGCTTAATTGTCCTATATCTACAAGGATCTGTTGCGGTTAGTTATTTAAACTGATACCATAGGGCTATGGGACAAGAGTATAGAAGAACCGCAACAACCGTATCGTTAATCAACTACCATTTTGTGTTTTGTCCGCGTTATCGAAGAAAAGTATTAGCCAAACAAGTAGAAGCCCGATTTAAAGAGCTTGTACAAGAGCTTTGTTTAAAAAACGATTGGCTCATTGTCGCAATGGAAGTTATGCCTGATCATGTACACCTAGTTTTGAATGTGCTGCCAACCGACTCTCCAGCGGACATTATGGCAAAATTGAAAGGAGCGACTTCACGGGACTTGCGTCAAGAGTTCAAACACTTAAAGCATTTGCAAAGCCTTTGGACACGTTCTTATTTGGTCAGTACCGCAGGGAACATATCTAGCGAAACGATAGAGCGCTATGTCGAAGAGCAAAAGACAAGGGGGTGAACCCATGCAAGCCGTGACCGTTCAAATACGCATATTTCCAAGCGATGCTTCTTTATTAAAGGAGATGGGAAACGAATATATCCAAACGGTCAATCGGCTAACCGAACAAGCGGAATCATTGAGCGTATTTCCAAAGCTAACCTCCAAGGATGTAAAGGCTAATCTTCCCTCGGCGGTTAGAAATCAGGCGATTCGAGATGCGCGAAGCCTTTATAAAAAGACGAAAAAGCAAGGGAAACGCCCGATCTTAAAGCGAAGAGCCTACTATGTGAACAATCAAAACTATTCGCTTGGACGGGATACCGTCTCATTTCCCGGCATGGTGGACGGAAATGTACAGCGGCAGACTGTTTCAGCTTGTATCACCGAACGAGAACAAG from Paenibacillus sophorae encodes:
- a CDS encoding glycoside hydrolase family 13 protein, which codes for MERKWWKESVVYQIYPRSFKDSNGDGIGDLQGIISKLDYLKTLGVDVVWLCPVYKSPNDDNGYDISNYQDIMDEFGTIADWEVLLQGLHDRGMKLIMDLVVNHSSDEHAWFAESRKSKDNPYRDYYIWRPGKDGHEPNDWGSFFSGSAWKYDEGTDEYFLHLFSTKQPDLNWENEKVRREVYDMMTWWLEKGIDGFRMDVINLISKVPGLPSVSEEAGEGRSLHFGGKYFVNGPRVHEYLQEMNREVLSKYDIMTVGEAVEVTPEDAALYVGEDRGELNMVFHFELMGVDSGPGGKWDCKPWSLKDIKDIISKWQIHLNGKGWNSLYLNNHDQPRMLSRFGNDTVYHKESGKMLATLLHTLQGTPYIYQGEEIGMTNVKFASISEYKDIEIINMHEEYLAAGHTEEAIMNSVYIKGRDNGRTPMQWSSEPQAGFTTGTPWLAVNPNYMEINVEQALADPDSIFHYYRQLIELRKQHDIIVYGDYTILDKENEQVFAYLRTLGSERLLVILNFFGEPVTFGVPEEIETHGAKLLISNYEAEKDTDLRSLKLRPYEARVYKFTV
- the tnpA gene encoding IS200/IS605 family transposase, with translation MGQEYRRTATTVSLINYHFVFCPRYRRKVLAKQVEARFKELVQELCLKNDWLIVAMEVMPDHVHLVLNVLPTDSPADIMAKLKGATSRDLRQEFKHLKHLQSLWTRSYLVSTAGNISSETIERYVEEQKTRG